The following proteins are encoded in a genomic region of Hippoglossus hippoglossus isolate fHipHip1 chromosome 3, fHipHip1.pri, whole genome shotgun sequence:
- the irf8 gene encoding interferon regulatory factor 8 has protein sequence MSNTGGRRLKQWLVEQIHSGQYCGLQWEDDSHTMFRIPWKHAGKQDYNQEVDASIFKAWAVFKGKFKEGEKAEPATWKTRLRCALNKSPDFEEVTERSQLDISEPYKVYRIVPEEEQKHGKNSMMAMAAPTSSGDLTDCSPAEIEELIKEDEGCNIQASPEYWSQGSINAFPLHQDPLPPGVVSSAFSQMMISFYYGGKPMQNTLVTHPEGCRISPQQHLGRGTLYSSDSMQTVHFPPAELIEYDRQRHVTCKLLGHVERGVLVRSNQEGIFIKRLCQSRVFWSGLGEVGSPYSSVPCKLERDAVVKIFDTGRFLQAVQLYQEGQFPAPDPTVTLCFGEELHNLNNAKSKLLIVQITAVNCQHLLEAVNMRRSQPYCNNPNLDLSDAATNEQMAHIYQDLCSYSGPQRPACYRENMPITA, from the exons ATGTCCAACACTGGAGGCCGGAGGCTGAAGCAGTGGCTGGTGGAGCAGATCCACAGTGGTCAGTACTGTGGGCTGCAGTGGGAGGACGACAGCCACACTATGTTCCGGATTCCATGGAAACATGCGGGGAAACAGGATTACAACCAAGAAGTGGACGCATCCATCTTCAAG GCCTGGGCTGTGTTTAAAGGCAAGTTTAAGGAGGGGGAAAAGGCCGAGCCTGCAACATGGAAGACCAGACTCCGCTGTGCCCTCAACAAAAGTCCTGACTTTGAGGAGGTGACAGAAAGGTCTCAGCTGGACATCTCCGAGCCTTATAAAGTTTACCGCATCGTACCCGAGGAAGAGCAGAAGC ACGGTAAAAACTCAATGATGGCCATGGCAGCTCCCACGAGCTCTGGAGATCTGACTGACTGCAGCCCTGCAGAAATAGAGGAGCTCATAAAAGAG GACGAAGGCTGTAACATCCAGGCCAGTCCAGAGTACTGGTCCCAAGGCAGCATCAATG CTTTCCCACTGCACCAGGACCCTTTGCCACCTGGTGTTGTCAGCTCAG CGTTCTCCCAAATGATGATCAGTTTCTACTATGGAGGGAAACCGATGCAGAACACACTGGTAACTCACCCTGAAGGCTGCAGGATTTCTCCACAGCAGCACCTGGGCCGCGGCACCCTCTACAGTTCAGACAGCATGCAGACTGTTCACTTTCCCCCTGCTGAGCTCATCGAGTACGACCGCCAGCGCCACGTTACGTGCAAGCTCCTGGGCCACGTGGAGAGAGGTGTGCTGGTCCGTTCCAACCAAGAGGGCATCTTCATCAAGAGGCTGTGCCAGAGCCGAGTCTTCTGGAGCGGGCTGGGAGAGGTGGGCTCGCCGTACAGCTCAGTGCCCTGTAAACTCGAGAGGGATGCTGTAGTCAAGATATTCGACACAGGAAGGTTTCTTCAAG CTGTACAGCTGTACCAGGAGGGTCAGTTTCCTGCTCCTGATCCGACAGTGACTCTGTGTTTTGGAGAAGAGCTCCACAATCTCAACAATGCCAAAAGCAAACTGCTCATTGTGCAG ATCACTGCGGTGAACTGCCAGCACCTGCTGGAGGCCGTGAACATGCGTCGCTCACAGCCTTACTGCAACAACCCGAACCTGGACCTGTCTGATGCTGCGACCAATGAGCAGATGGCCCACATCTATCAGGACCTGTGCAGCTACAGTGGACCCCAGAGACCAGCCTGCTACAGGGAGAACATGCCGATCACTGCCTGA